The following DNA comes from Corynebacterium lizhenjunii.
GCCAAGGCCAACGGGAGCTTCCACGTCACCGACGTGGCCGGGCGCGACGTGGCTTTTGAGAAGCGCCCGGAGCGTATCTTGCTGGCAGAAGGCCGCGGACTCTTTGCCACCTCGCTGCTGGATAAGGATGAGCCGCTGCGCAACGTGGTAGCGGTGGGCAATGACTTCCACACCGCCGCACCGAGCTACGAGGCCAAGTTTGCGGAAGAAAACGCCGCTTACAAGGACCTGCCGCGGGTGGGCCACATTGCCAAGGGCGATGTCACGGTCGAAAACCTGCTGTCCTTCAACCCGGACGTAGTGGTGATGACCCTCGACCACAAGAAGGCCGCAGAATCCAATGGTTTTTTGGACAAGATGGATAAGGCGGGCCTGAAGTACGTGTTCACGGACTTTAGGCAAAAGCCCCTGGAGAACACCCCGAAGTCCATTGAGGTCTACGGCAAGCTCTTTGACCGCGAGGACAAGGCTGCGGAGTACACGGAGTTCTACACCAAGAAGGTCGAAGAGATTTCCCAGCGTGCGGCGAAGCTCAAGGACAAGCCCACCACCTTCCTGTGGCGTGCTGCGGGCCTGAAGGACTGCTGTGCCACGGTCAAGGAATCCAACCTCGGCGACCTGGTGGTGGCTGCAGGTGGCACCAACCTTGCCGATTCCCTCTTGGACACCGAATCCGGTGACCTCACCCCAGAAAAGATCCTTGAGCAGAACCCTGAGCACATCATTGCCACCGGTGGATCCTGGGCCAAGAACCCAGACAAGCCCGAGGTCCTGCCGCACGTAGAACTCGGCTATGCCGCCACCCCAGAGCAAGCATCAAAGACGCTGCAGGGCCTGCTGGCCACCCCCGGCTTTAGCGAGCTGCGCGCACCAAAGGAAGGCGACCTGCACGCGGTCTACCACCAGTTCTATGACTCCCCGCTTAACGTCTTTGCCCTGGAACAATTTGCCGTGTGGCTGCACCCGGAGGAATTTAAGGACCTAGATCCGGAGGCGGACTTTGCCGCCTTCCACAAGCAGTGGCTGCCATTTGAACTCTCCGGCACCTTCTTTGCCACCCTGAATGGCTCCCACCGCTAATGCGCAGGCCTGCTCACTGGCCTGCACAAAAGGAGGCAGCAATGACTCAAACGCTTAATCAAGACGCGATTATTGCGCAGTATCGACGAGCCAGTGCCCGCAAGGTGGCCATCATTGCGACGCTGACTCTGGGAGCAGTGGTGGCCTTTGTGGTGGCTACGATCATTGGCCCAGTGGACTTAAGCGTGCGTGATGTCGCCCAGGGCATCTTCCGTCCGGATAGCGTGGATAGCACCACCCGCACGGTGCTGTGGACTTTGCGTCTACCGGCATCGGCCATGGCGGTCCTCATTGGGGCATCGCTGTCACTATCCGGCGCCCACATGCAAACTATTTTGGACAACCCGCTGGCGGAGCCATTTACCCTAGGCATCTCGGCGGCCGCAGCCTTTGGAGGCGCTGCCTCCATCGTGCTGGGGTGGTCCTTAGTGTCGCACCCGCAGTTTAATTTGGCGGCGGTGGCGTGGGCATCGGCCCTGCTGGCTGTGGCCATCGTGGCAGGTGCGGCGGTGTGGAAGTCCGCTAGTGCAGAGTCGATGATCCTGCTGGGCATCGCTCTGGTCTTCCTTTTCCAGGCCATGCTCTCGTTGCTGCAATACCGCGCCACCACTGAGGCCCTGCAACAAATTGTGTTTTGGACCATGGGGTCGCTGCAGCGCGCGAACTGGGCGGCCAATGGGATTATTGCGGCATCCCTAGCCCTGGCCATCCCGTTCACGGTGATTAACGGCTGGAAGCTCACCGCGCTGCGTCTGGGCGATGCTCGCGCCGCGGCACTGGGTGTTAATGTCACTCGCCTGCGGGTATCCACGCTGGTGGTGGCCTCTCTGCTGGCGGCCAGCGCGGTGGCCTTTGCCGGCATCATCGGCTTTGTGGGTCTGGTCGGCCCGCATGTTGCGCGCATGTTGGTGGGTGAGGACCAGCGCTACTTTGCCCCAGCTGCCATGGCTAGTGGCGCCATACTGTTGGCCGGGGCGCACGCAGTGTCTATCAGCATGGTTCCAGGCATTGCGATCCCGATTGGCATTATTACCGCCCTGGTGGGTGTGCCCTTCTTCGTGGGGCTGGTGCTCTTCCGCAAGCGCGGGGCTTGGGGGTAGGCGATGTTAACCATTACAGATCTGCATGTCTCTTATGGTCGACGCCAGGTTCTCCGCGGGATCAGCGCTGGCTGTGGTGAGCCCGGTACGGTCACCGGCCTCGTGGGACCCAATGCTGCCGGCAAGTCCACCCTGGTCAAAGCCGTTGCAGGGGTGTGTCCCATTGCCTCAGGCCAGGCCCAGGTGGAGCTCGACGGCACCGTGTTGAAGGGCCGGGCCCGCCAACGCGCACTGGGCTATGTGCCCCAGGATGTGCTCTCCAGCGCCAGTCTGACGGTCTTTGAGTCCGTGGTCATTTCTGCCCGCGGTGCCGTCGAGGACCCCTTGACCGCCAGTGCCGAGGCCCTGGAACGATTGGGCATAGCTGGCCTGGCGCAGCGCAGTGTGCGGGAACTCTCCGGCGGGCAGCGCCAGCTCGTGGCCGTGGCCCAGATGTTGGTGCGCCGTCCCCACGTGCTGCTGCTGGATGAGCCCACCTCCGCCCTGGACCTGCGCCACCAGGTTGAGCTGCTGCAGCTCACCCGCCAGGAAGTCCGCGAGCGTGACGCCGTGGCCCTGGTGGTCTTGCACGACCTCAACCTGGCTGCGCGGTACTGCGACCAATTGCTTGTGCTTGCCGATGGCCAGGTGGTCGAGCATGGCACTCCCGCCCAAGTCCTGCGGGCCGACCTGCTAGAACAGGTCTACGGCCTGCGGGCCCGCGTGCTCGATGATGAAGGTACACCCGTGGTGTGCCCCGTCGCCACGACGTGTGGGTAGTTTTTGGTACCACTTGCGAACTATTCGGGTGGGGCGTAGTGTGCTGGGGAACACGTTGTTCCCTATCTTTGGAGTTGGTCATGAGGCTCTTTTGTCGCACGTTGTTGGCGGAGGACCTCAATACTAAATGCTGAACTTCAATTTGGTGGACTTCATCCTCAATTTGCTTTTGCCCCTACTGGTTACATTTTTCGTGAGCTTTCCTTTGCTGGCGGCTACCAAGAGCCGAGGTGGTACTGCGGCCCTTAGGCGTGTGGAAAAGGTGTGCGCTGTCGCGTTCTTATGCGCGCTGGCTCCCCCGGCAATCTGGTTGAGTTGGAACCCTACTACCTCGCCAATGGAGACGTTAACGCAAATGGCACCTGGAGAATATCCGGAATGGCAAATTGCCGCGTGCGTTGTCACGTTGTGTCTGGCTTGTGGATCCTTGGGAGTAAGGCTGATTAATAGCAACACTGAACTGGTCCTGTCCTCTCTCATGGCGGGCCTGGGCTTTGCTGTGGCTTTTACCTTGGGTGCTGGATTTCCGGAGGTGACTTCGCAAGACGGGATTGGACAGCTACTGTGTTTCATTGGGGTTGGGGCGGGCACGTTCGTAATCAACCTGGGCGTGTGGGTGGTACGCTCCTACATCTGGAAGTGGCGGCAGCAACGCTCGCGTGGGCCGGCGAGCTCGCCACGCTAATAGTGCTTCGGGTCAAGACACGCTAAGTCAAGACACGCTAAGACAAGACACGGCTAAGGATGAAACCTGAGTTAGGTCAAATTGGTGTGGTTCGAATCATATTGACACGCTGACCTGCATGGTTGGGTCTGTGGTGTGCTGGTTTGTCTGACTAAGAGGGTGGTTGTGGGGGTGGGATTATGCTGTGGGGTATGTCTCTGCCTCGTATCCGTACTGTTCCGACTGCCTCTGGGGCCACGGCTGTCCAGGTGATCTGGCGCTATGTTGACCGCAAACCGGTGCTCGACCACATTGGATCGGCTCATAGCGATGAAGAATTAGCACTGCTTGTGGCCAAGGCGCAGCGTCTGATTGACGGTGACCAGTTGGCCTTCGATATTGACACCACAGGTGGTGTGGGCAATCGGGGTGCTACGGGGTCTGCTGATAGTCCATTTGCCATCACTAGCGAACGTGCTGGGTATCTTCTCGATGCTATTCGTGGCGCGTTTAGCGTGCTCGGGTTGGATACCGCCACTGGAGATGATCGTGTCTTCTATGACTTGGTGGCAGCGAGGATTATCTCACCAGGTTCGAAATTCGAATCAATCGAAACGCTAGAAGAAGTAGGCGTCCAATCAGCGTCCTACAGCACGATTCAGCGCCATCTGCCTGGGTATGCCACGGCAGAGTTTCTCGACAGGATCAGTGGCGCTCTTGCCTCGTATGCTGGTATTGGCCCCGGGGTGATTGTTCTCTACGATGTGACCACGCTGTACTTTGAAACAGATAAAGAAGCAGCTGCGCAAACCGGGTTTTCTAAAGAACGTCGGCTAGAGTCACAAATCACCGTTGGCATGCTCACTGATGCCACGGGTCTGCCGCTATCGATCGGGGCGTTTGAAGGAAACCGGGCAGAAACCCACACGATGCTACCGATGATTCAGCGCCTAGCCCAGGCCTACAACCTCGATGACATCACCGTAGTTGCAGATGCCGGAATGTTCTCCGCAGCCAATAAACAAGCCATCGTTGACGCAGGCCTGGGCTACATCCTTGGGACAAAGCAACGCGAGATCCCTGCCGTTATCAACTCCTGGCGCACACAACACCCAGGCCAGGACTACACACACGGCCAAATCTGGAGCGCCGTGAACCCGGCCGGGGTGGATAAGCAAGATGGCAATGGTACTCGTTTAGTAACGTACTACCAGTACTCGCAGGACCGGGCGCGCCGAACGCTCAAAGGTGTAGCCGAGCAGGTCGCAAAAGCTGAGCGTGCTGTAGCTGGCACAGTGCCAGTGAAGCGAAATCGGTATGTCAATCTCAAGGCACCACACAAGGCAGTCAATTACAAACTCGCCGAAAAGCACCGGGCACTGGCCGGGATAAAGGGATATGAGACCAACCGCCTGGATTTCACCGCAGAACAAGTCATTGATGCCTACCGGCGGTTATTCAAGATCGAGAAGTCATTCCGGATGGCGAAATCAGATTTGCAGGCCAGGCCAATCTATCACCGCAAGAAAGACTCCATCGATGCCCATCTTGCAGTAGTAATGTGCGCAATGGCCTGCGGCCATGTTCTCGAACAGGCCACCGGTCTATCACTAAAGCGCCTGGTCCGGACACTGAAAAAGTACCGCTCAATCACCCTCAACATTAACGGCCAGACCGTCTACGCCCACGCCCCACTACCCGCCGATGTCAGCGAGCTCATCGAAAAGCTCCCAAAATCTGACTAAAATGACCTAACTCAGGTCGCGTGGGCCGGCGAGCTCGCCACGCTAATAGTGCTTCGGGTCAAGACACGCTAAGTCAAGACACGCTAAGTCAAGACACGGCTAAGGATGAAACACATGGCTAAATCAGACAATCTGCGCGTCAGTTATCCCGGTGTGATTGCTGGGGCCATCCTAGGCGGGGTCATGGCCCTGGCTACGGGAACCTGGTGGTGGCTGCTGGTGGGGCTAGCCCTGGGATTGGCGGCGCTGCCCCTGGTGCGGCGAGCGCCTGATCCGGGTAAGTCCCGTAAGCACTGGGATGACAACTTCCGGGACTGAGTTTGTGGGTTCCCGGGGACTAGGACCGCGGTCCCTCCCGGACTAAAACACCTCTATGCGCCCACCCATAGATTCCGCTTGGCGCAGCTGGGAGACCCAGCCATGGCCGCCGGGGGATAGCCGCAACACGGGGCGGGAAGAAATTTTTACCGGGCTCACCGACTCCGCGCGTGCCCCGGAGCGTGCCTCCAGTCGGGTGCGCGCGCTATAGCCAGCGCTGGCAAGCTCAGCAATAGAAGGCTCCGGCGCTGCCAGGCTATCGCGCGCGGCGTGTAGGAGCACCAGGATCTCATCCAAGGCTTTGACCACTGCCGGTGCATTGGTCTCACACATCTGGCGCACTAATTCTGCGCGGGTACCGGCCACGCGGGTGGCGTCTTTGAAAGAACCAGCGGCTAGCGACTGGGCCAGGATCCCGCCGCGGTCACCAACTACGGCCAAGGATTCTGCCAACACGTGCGGCAAGTGGGAGACTCGCGCCACGGCCTCATCATGGCCGTCCACGCGCACCGGCATGGCCTCGGCCTTGACCATGGCGGTCAGGCGCACCACGTCGCTAAACAGCGCCGTCCACTCAGGGCCGACCTTGTCCACCTCCGTGGCGTAGTCATAGGTCACCGCCCAGGCAGCACCAGCAAATAACCCCTGCTGGGAGTTATCCCAGCCCGACTGTGCCGTGCCCGCCATGGGGTGCCCGCCTACATAGCGGTGCTGCATGTCGCGCTGCTTAATCAGCTCATAGACGTGGGATTTCACTGAGACGACATCGGTAATCCCGGTGGTAGGGGCGTGCTGGGCAATCTGGTCCAATACGCTGGCCACGGCCCCAAAGGGTACGGCAATGACAATGAGTGCTTGCTCGGCTTCCGCGCGGGTTAGGACTGTGGTCAAGTCATCGGCCACATCGTAGCCTTGCTTGGCGGCGCGCCGGGCCCCGGATGTGGAATGGTTGTATCCAAATACGGGGTGGTTGCGTCCAGCAAGGTCGCGCAAAAGCGAGCCACCAATGAGTCCGAGGCCAATAATGCACACGGGGCGAGAGAGAGTATATGGATTCACATGACAATTGTGGCATATTCCGACTAACCTGACGAGGTATGAGCATGGAATTTGACCGCGAAGTTAACCGCGGGTCGCAGCAGCCAGAACTGTTGTCCTTCGCTGTGACCGCCGCGCGCGGGGAGGGCACGTGGGATGTCCGGGCCTACCAGGAGGACTTCACCGACACCGCCACCTCCATCAACGCGGTGCGCGCCCTGCGTGCAGAGGGTGCCGCCTTAGCCTTGCTGTGCGTCGATGATGACTATTTTGTCCTGGTCCGTCCCGTCCCCGGCGGTGTGCGCATGTTGCTTTCCGATGCCACTATGGCCGTCGATGACTCCTTTGCTGCAGGTTTCCTGGAGTTGCGCGACCTAGACGTCCCAGATATTGACCCGGCCGAGCTTGATGATGCTGATCCTTTTGGCGACGGCGACTTCGACATCCTCGAAGACCTGGGTTTGGATGAGTTCCAGTTGGCGGCGATCATCGATAACGAGGAGGACTACGCTTCCGATATGCTGCTGCGTATTGCCGGTGAGCTGGGCTTTGGGGATGAACTCGAAGAAGCCATCGAGAAGTAAACCCAGTGGGGGCGGCCGCCACATCGGGAAAGGCAATCCACTCGGGGCCGGCCACCTGGCAAACGGGCACCTACCGAACGGGCAGTTAAGGCACGATCAGCTCGCGAAAGGGCAGTTAGCGGACGGACACCTACCGAACGAGCTTTTAGCGGCCGGGCTGCGGCGCGCACAAGAGCGCATGCGATTTGCATTGGACGTTGCCGCTGCGACCCCGCCGGGTGACGTGCCGGTGGGGGCTGTTATCTACGATGCCGCCGGACACGTGCTAGCCACCGGCGTCAACCGCCGGGAGGAGCGACGCGACCCTACAGCGCACGCGGAGGTCGAGGCCATTCGCGCGGCGGTAAAAGAGCTGGGGGATTCCTGGCGGCTGACGGATTGCGAGGTCGTGGTCACGCTTGAACCGTGCGCCATGTGCGCCGGCGCGCTGGTGGGGGCCCGGATTGGGTCCATCGTCTTTGGTGCGTGGGAGCCCAAGACCGGGGCGTGTGGTTCGCTGGTAGAAGTCCCGCGCGCGCCGGGGTCGTTGCACGTGCCGCAGGTGCGCGGTGGCGTGCTGGAGGCAGAATGCGCGCAGCTGCTAGCAGACTTCTTTTCCGGCCGCCGGGGCCCGGCGTCGGGCCATTAGACGCTTCCTGCCAGCCTCGCACCGCTCATCAACGGGGTGTTATGTGATTAATTTCACCCCATGGGGCCGTGGGACTTACGTACTATGGTTGGCATGGCTGATTTCGAGAACAAAAAAGATGAAGTATTGGGCTCCGCAAAGGAAAAGATTGGGGAGGCCACCGGCAACACTGACCTTGAGAACGAGGGCAAGGCTGACCAGGTCAAGAGCGACGTTAAGGAAGCAGCTTCTGAGGCTGTAGACGCCGTGAAGGACAAGGCCAACGAGGTCATCGGCAAGCTCAAGGGCGACTAAGGATTTTGCTCACTGCGGACCACTGCTTTAAGCTGGTTCGCGGTGGCGTGTCCGAGCGGCCGAAGGTGTTCGCCTCGAAAGCGAATGTTGGGTAACCCCCAACCGCGGGTTCAAATCCCGCCGCCACCGCCGCAGACCCCAACCTGTTTACACAGGTTGGGGTTTATTTTTGGCTGCGCCCGCCGGCCGTTAAAGTGGGCCTAATGGCCCGGAGAGTGCTAGAACGGGCACGTGGAGAGAGGAACTTAAACCGTGGCACAGCTGCTGTTCCGAGTAGGCCGATGGTCCTTCCTAAACAAGTGGAAGGTCATTGTGGCATGGGTGTTATTGGTGGCCGCCGCTGGTGGCGCCACCCTCGCGCTGATGAAACCCATGACCAGTGAGTACTCCATCAAGGGCACGCCGGCCATTGATGCGACCTACCGCGCCATGGAGCTCTTCCCAGAGTCAGGCAACCCCGCCAACGCGCCTTCGGTGAACTTGGTGTTCCAAGCCCCCGAAGGCCAAAAGCTCAGCGACCCAGCCAACTACGTAGCGGTCCAAGAAGTGGTGGACTACATCAACACCCACCTCAACCTGGAACCGCAGCAGCGCTGGGGCAACCCCCTAG
Coding sequences within:
- a CDS encoding IS1634 family transposase, translating into MSLPRIRTVPTASGATAVQVIWRYVDRKPVLDHIGSAHSDEELALLVAKAQRLIDGDQLAFDIDTTGGVGNRGATGSADSPFAITSERAGYLLDAIRGAFSVLGLDTATGDDRVFYDLVAARIISPGSKFESIETLEEVGVQSASYSTIQRHLPGYATAEFLDRISGALASYAGIGPGVIVLYDVTTLYFETDKEAAAQTGFSKERRLESQITVGMLTDATGLPLSIGAFEGNRAETHTMLPMIQRLAQAYNLDDITVVADAGMFSAANKQAIVDAGLGYILGTKQREIPAVINSWRTQHPGQDYTHGQIWSAVNPAGVDKQDGNGTRLVTYYQYSQDRARRTLKGVAEQVAKAERAVAGTVPVKRNRYVNLKAPHKAVNYKLAEKHRALAGIKGYETNRLDFTAEQVIDAYRRLFKIEKSFRMAKSDLQARPIYHRKKDSIDAHLAVVMCAMACGHVLEQATGLSLKRLVRTLKKYRSITLNINGQTVYAHAPLPADVSELIEKLPKSD
- a CDS encoding ABC transporter ATP-binding protein — protein: MLTITDLHVSYGRRQVLRGISAGCGEPGTVTGLVGPNAAGKSTLVKAVAGVCPIASGQAQVELDGTVLKGRARQRALGYVPQDVLSSASLTVFESVVISARGAVEDPLTASAEALERLGIAGLAQRSVRELSGGQRQLVAVAQMLVRRPHVLLLDEPTSALDLRHQVELLQLTRQEVRERDAVALVVLHDLNLAARYCDQLLVLADGQVVEHGTPAQVLRADLLEQVYGLRARVLDDEGTPVVCPVATTCG
- a CDS encoding FecCD family ABC transporter permease; its protein translation is MTQTLNQDAIIAQYRRASARKVAIIATLTLGAVVAFVVATIIGPVDLSVRDVAQGIFRPDSVDSTTRTVLWTLRLPASAMAVLIGASLSLSGAHMQTILDNPLAEPFTLGISAAAAFGGAASIVLGWSLVSHPQFNLAAVAWASALLAVAIVAGAAVWKSASAESMILLGIALVFLFQAMLSLLQYRATTEALQQIVFWTMGSLQRANWAANGIIAASLALAIPFTVINGWKLTALRLGDARAAALGVNVTRLRVSTLVVASLLAASAVAFAGIIGFVGLVGPHVARMLVGEDQRYFAPAAMASGAILLAGAHAVSISMVPGIAIPIGIITALVGVPFFVGLVLFRKRGAWG
- a CDS encoding ABC transporter substrate-binding protein, translated to MSSEAGSSSAMAAGDAKANGSFHVTDVAGRDVAFEKRPERILLAEGRGLFATSLLDKDEPLRNVVAVGNDFHTAAPSYEAKFAEENAAYKDLPRVGHIAKGDVTVENLLSFNPDVVVMTLDHKKAAESNGFLDKMDKAGLKYVFTDFRQKPLENTPKSIEVYGKLFDREDKAAEYTEFYTKKVEEISQRAAKLKDKPTTFLWRAAGLKDCCATVKESNLGDLVVAAGGTNLADSLLDTESGDLTPEKILEQNPEHIIATGGSWAKNPDKPEVLPHVELGYAATPEQASKTLQGLLATPGFSELRAPKEGDLHAVYHQFYDSPLNVFALEQFAVWLHPEEFKDLDPEADFAAFHKQWLPFELSGTFFATLNGSHR
- a CDS encoding prephenate dehydrogenase, with protein sequence MNPYTLSRPVCIIGLGLIGGSLLRDLAGRNHPVFGYNHSTSGARRAAKQGYDVADDLTTVLTRAEAEQALIVIAVPFGAVASVLDQIAQHAPTTGITDVVSVKSHVYELIKQRDMQHRYVGGHPMAGTAQSGWDNSQQGLFAGAAWAVTYDYATEVDKVGPEWTALFSDVVRLTAMVKAEAMPVRVDGHDEAVARVSHLPHVLAESLAVVGDRGGILAQSLAAGSFKDATRVAGTRAELVRQMCETNAPAVVKALDEILVLLHAARDSLAAPEPSIAELASAGYSARTRLEARSGARAESVSPVKISSRPVLRLSPGGHGWVSQLRQAESMGGRIEVF
- a CDS encoding nucleoside deaminase; its protein translation is MRFALDVAAATPPGDVPVGAVIYDAAGHVLATGVNRREERRDPTAHAEVEAIRAAVKELGDSWRLTDCEVVVTLEPCAMCAGALVGARIGSIVFGAWEPKTGACGSLVEVPRAPGSLHVPQVRGGVLEAECAQLLADFFSGRRGPASGH
- a CDS encoding tRNA adenosine deaminase-associated protein, translated to MSMEFDREVNRGSQQPELLSFAVTAARGEGTWDVRAYQEDFTDTATSINAVRALRAEGAALALLCVDDDYFVLVRPVPGGVRMLLSDATMAVDDSFAAGFLELRDLDVPDIDPAELDDADPFGDGDFDILEDLGLDEFQLAAIIDNEEDYASDMLLRIAGELGFGDELEEAIEK
- a CDS encoding CsbD family protein, with translation MADFENKKDEVLGSAKEKIGEATGNTDLENEGKADQVKSDVKEAASEAVDAVKDKANEVIGKLKGD